The window CCAGCTCGAGGCCGTGCTGCGCACCGCCCGGGTGCCCTACGACCGACCGGACGACATCGCCGAGACGGTGGCCGAGGCGCTCGCCGCCGACGGGATCGTCGCCTGGTTCCAGGGCCGCAGCGAGTTCGGACCGCGCGCGCTGGGCCACCGCTCGCTGCTGGCCCACCCGGGCCGGGCCGACAACCTGCGCCGGCTCAACGACGTGAAAGGTCGGGAGCAGTTCCGGCCGGTGGCGCCGATGGTCCTCGCCGAGCGGGCGGGCGGGATCTTCGGTCGCGGTCCGTTGGTGTCGCCGTACATGCTCTTCGTCCAGGACGTGGCCCCGGAGTGGATCGACCGGATCCCCGCGGTGGTCCACGTCGACGGCACGGCCCGTATCCAGAGCGTGGACCCGGCGACCGAACCGCTGGTCGCCCGGATGCTGACCGGCTTCGCCCGACGGACGGGCCTGCCGGTGGTCGTCAACACCAGTCTCAACACCGCCGGCCGGCCGATGGTCGACTCTCCGATGGATGCGCTGGAGTGTTTCGGCTCCACCCCCGTGGACCTGCTGGCGCTGGGCCCGTTCGCCGTCCGGCGCGACGGTTCCGGGTCGGCGCGGTGAGCGCGGCGCTGTCGATCGTCATCCCGACCGTGGGCCGCCCGTCGCTGCAGGTGCTGCTCACCTCGCTCGGTCTCGCCGTCCGCCGGGGCGGTGGGCCGGTGCCGGAGATCCTGGTGGTGGACGACCGTCCCGGCCCGGCGGCGGGGCTGAGCGTCCCGGCGGGTGTCACGGTCCTGCGCTGCGGTGGCCGCGGTCCGGCGGCGGCGCGCAACGTCGGGTGGCGGGCCGCGAGCGGCGACTGGATCGCCTTCCTCGACGACGACGTCGTCGTCGGCGCCGACTGGTTGACGGGGCTGCGCCATGACCTGGAGGTGCCGACCGACGTGGCCGGCAGTCAGGCCCGACTCGTGGTGCCGCTGCCGCCGGACCGGCGACCCACCGACTGGGAGCGCGGTACCGCCGGTCTCGCGACGTCGTCCTGGATCACCGCCGACATGGCCTATCGGCGAGACGTTCTCGAAGCCGTCGGCGGCTTCGAGGAGCGTTTCCCGCGCGCCTTCCGGGAGGATGCCGATCTCGCGCTGCGGGTGCTCGACACGGGCCACCGGCTCGTCCGCGGCGAGCGCACCACCACCCACCCGGTGCGCCCCGCCGCCCGCTGGGCGAGCCTGCGGCAACAGCGCGGCAACGCCGACGACGTGCTGATGCGACGCCGGCACGGCCGGGACTGGCGGGCCCGGGCCCGGGCACCGCTCGGCCGCCGTCCGCAACACCTGGTCGGCACCGGGCTCGCCGTGGCGGCGCTGACGGCCCTGGTCGCCGGCCGCCGGCGGACCGCGCTGGCGGCGGCCGCCGGCTGGCTGGCGGTGACCGCGGAGTTCGCCGGTCGCCGGATCCTGCCCGGCCCGCGCGACCGTCGGGAGCTGGTGGAGATGCTGGCCACCAGCGTCCTCATCCCGCCGGCGGCCACGGGGCACTGGCTGGCCGGGCTGTGGCGGCACCGCCACGTGCGGCCGGTGCGCCGTCCGCGGCCCGCCGCCGTCCTCGTCGACCGTGACGGCACCCTGGTGCACGACGTCCCCTACAACGGTGACCCGGCACAGGTGCGCCCGATGGACGGCGCCCGGGACGCACTGGACCGGCTCCGGGCGGCCGGCCTGCCGGTCGCGGTGATCAGCAACCAGTCCGGAGTCGGTCGCGGCCTGCTGACCATGGAGCAGGTGCGCGCGGTCAACGCCCGGGTGGAGGAGTTGCTCGGGCCGTTCGACGGCTGGCTGGTGTGCCCGCACGGACCCGACGACGGCTGCGACTGCCGCAAGCCCGCACCGGGTCTGGCGCTGCAGGCCGCGGAGCTGCTCGGCGTGGAGCCGGGGCGCTGCGTGGTGATCGGCGACATCGGCGC is drawn from Nakamurella deserti and contains these coding sequences:
- a CDS encoding HAD-IIIA family hydrolase, with protein sequence MSAALSIVIPTVGRPSLQVLLTSLGLAVRRGGGPVPEILVVDDRPGPAAGLSVPAGVTVLRCGGRGPAAARNVGWRAASGDWIAFLDDDVVVGADWLTGLRHDLEVPTDVAGSQARLVVPLPPDRRPTDWERGTAGLATSSWITADMAYRRDVLEAVGGFEERFPRAFREDADLALRVLDTGHRLVRGERTTTHPVRPAARWASLRQQRGNADDVLMRRRHGRDWRARARAPLGRRPQHLVGTGLAVAALTALVAGRRRTALAAAAGWLAVTAEFAGRRILPGPRDRRELVEMLATSVLIPPAATGHWLAGLWRHRHVRPVRRPRPAAVLVDRDGTLVHDVPYNGDPAQVRPMDGARDALDRLRAAGLPVAVISNQSGVGRGLLTMEQVRAVNARVEELLGPFDGWLVCPHGPDDGCDCRKPAPGLALQAAELLGVEPGRCVVIGDIGADMECAAASGARGILVPTAATRTEEVRAARERARTLGDAVDLILAGAS